A genomic region of Lasioglossum baleicum chromosome 16, iyLasBale1, whole genome shotgun sequence contains the following coding sequences:
- the Jvl gene encoding javelin-like isoform X1, giving the protein MSREFLVSCAPYTYQCGSGSGSTEGVIGSVNGVNSSSGGGMDCMPLRPGPFHYLISEQAKSLVALQELQNEVGALLEFRDLVMETFPNLRHKMAATASAGASVMSSSCAQNSHIPLPLSSPSSRRINEWEPGKVRRRIPREGGESSSSSLPRSRSNSHSGGTKNNCSATVQDSGFSTETSSKDSASTAIAPRPNSPRPAILDEAEDELWNLLNVIHLKGIRLREEVECLQGRLESVAPEDLASTDILEAVKEVTFLGGDRTTTTTVDLEDGTEDSERNSQVIALRREKEQLLDKVAELEAETISSRARAQELQSELAALSALKTGLEDRLRAGLNDSSSDILTPGAQRLQPIAPVLSSPKSNNVSNIKSKSSAFASVATNTKAHKNRFRTRTIEKNVLVDVTAARNEELRDIDVEASVKERRARLGALDSVLVSPTRVAHVKDVESTKIAAILREHSPLELQRHLITTTVHNQVLRRRLDEVQKSTETLSERLDKAREENDDLRFQLEERNIELEGTRARVRVLERLQQRPPTELDPDGNGDQSRDQPGLEPGSSTESARDHHQAVEVKPSPRRRPSRIPLPGSTSKPAAPRPPSHGRNDSKESLKSLTRPPRDSSRDSHGGKSLSKARDSSRDSLGNKSLTRNSGTSSGTGSTNGNSKETNRESLNRSLPRNNSSRDSLNKSSSLSRARDSLESSNNLGASSSPGTTPPRRPPAPRRSYSLARASTSIDSENGKSCTEPPSSWCSTNGSFRHSDSSLYTDSLNEETSSVTGSTRVEFIIGSPTRRFRQSSVWPHRYFDSIDSTAMPESLITDDFAADRDDSLFYA; this is encoded by the exons TGTGGTAGCGGGTCCGGTTCCACAGAGGGTGTGATCGGTAGCGTGAACGGCGTGAACAGCAGCAGTGGCGGTGGCATGGACTGCATGCCCCTTCGTCCAGGTCCGTTTCACTACCTGATAAGCGAGCAGGCCAAGTCTTTGGTGGCCCTGCAGGAGCTGCAGAATGAGGTCGGCGCCCTTCTCGAGTTCCGGGACCTCGTCATGGAGACGTTCCCAAACCTGCGACACAAGATGGCTGCGACGGCGTCCGCGGGAGCGTCCGTGATGTCCTCTTCGTGTGCTCAAAACTCGCACATCCCTTTACCACTCTCCAGCCCATCTTCCCGTAGGATCAACGAGTGGGAGCCGGGGAAGGTTCGTCGACGGATACCTCGAGAAGGTGGCgagtcctcttcttcgtctttGCCTAGAAGTCGTAGTAATTCGCATAGCGGTGGCACGAAGAACAACTGTAGCGCCACGGTGCAGGATTCCGGCTTCAGCACGGAGACATCTTCGAAAGACAGTGCTTCGACAGCGATAGCGCCTAGACCGAACAGTCCTAGGCCAGCGATCCTGGACGAGGCGGAGGACGAGCTATGGAACCTGTTGAACGTGATCCACCTGAAGGGTATCAGGCTCAGAGAGGAGGTAGAATGTCTTCAGGGTCGTTTGGAGAGCGTAGCGCCCGAGGATCTAGCCTCGACGGATATTCTAGAGGCTGTGAAGGAAGTGACGTTCCTCGGTGGCGACAggacaacaacaacaaccgtAGACCTCGAGGACGGCACGGAAGACTCGGAGAGGAACTCCCAGGTGATAGCGCTTAGAAGAGAAAAGGAACAACTGCTGGACAAGGTCGCGGAACTCGAAGCCGAGACGATATCGAGCCGCGCCAGGGCGCAAGAGCTACAATCGGAGTTAGCTGCTCTCTCGGCCCTGAAGACTGGATTAGAGGATAGGTTGAGGGCAGGACTGAACGATTCGTCCTCGGACATCCTCACCCCCGGAGCTCAACGGCTCCAACCCATCGCACCTGTTCTCTCGTCGCCGAAGAGCAACAACGTTAGTAATATTAAGAGCAAGTCCTCGGCGTTCGCATCTGTCGCGACGAACACCAAGGCCCACAAAAACCGGTTCAGGACGAGGACTATCGAGAAGAATGTGCTCGTCGACGTCACCGCTGCTAGGAACGAAGAATTAAGGGATATCGATGTCGAGGCGAGCGTGAAAGAGAGAAGAGCGAGGCTAGGTGCTCTGGACTCTGTTCTCGTGTCGCCTACCAGGGTTGCGCACGTCAAGGACGTCGAATCGACGAAAATTGCTGCCATTCTCCGCGAACACTCTCCCCTTGAGCTGCAGCGGCATTTAATCACTACTACCGTCCATAATCAG GTCCTACGGAGGAGGTTAGACGAGGTACAGAAAAGCACGGAAACCCTCTCCGAACGGTTAGATAAGGCGCGCGAAGAGAACGACGACCTACGTTTTCAG CTGGAGGAGAGGAACATCGAGTTGGAAGGTACGCGGGCGCGCGTTCGCGTGCTGGAAAGACTCCAACAGCGTCCTCCAACGGAGTTGGACCCTGACGGGAACGGGGACCAGTCTCGCGATCAACCCGGTCTAGAGCCAGGTAGCAGCACGGAGTCCGCTCGTGATCATCACCAAGCCGTGGAGGTGAAGCCATCGCCTCGTCGGCGACCTAGTCGTATACCTTTACCAGGATCCACGTCGAAACCAGCAGCACCTCGTCCACCGAGCCACGGTCGTAACGACAGCAAGGAATCGTTGAAGTCGTTGACGAGACCGCCCCGCGATTCTAGTCGTGACAGTCACGGTGGCAAGTCTCTGTCGAAGGCTCGGGACTCTAGCAGAGATTCCCTCGGGAATAAAAGCCTGACAAGGAACAGCGGGACCAGCAGTGGAACCGGAAGCACCAACGGGAACAGCAAGGAAACGAACAGGGAGTCCCTGAACAGGTCCCTGCCGCGTAACAATTCCAGCCGAGACTCCCTAAACAAATCCTCCTCGCTGTCCCGAGCCCGAGACTCGCTGGAGTCGTCTAACAACCTCGGCGCGTCCTCATCCCCGGGGACAACCCCTCCGCGAAGACCGCCCGCCCCGCGCCGTTCCTACAGCTTGGCCCGAGCCTCGACGTCCATTGACTCTGAGAACGGCAAG AGTTGCACCGAGCCACCGAGTTCCTGGTGTTCGACGAACGGCAGCTTCCGGCACAGCGACTCCTCTTTGTACACGGACTCGTTGAACGAGGAAACTTCGTCGGTTACTGGATCCACCAGGGTGGAATTCATCATCGGATCGCCTACGAGAAGATTCAGACAGAGCTCTGTCTGGCCGCATCGATATTTCGACAGCATCGACTCCACTGCGATGCCCGAAAGCTTAATCACCGATGATTTCGCAGCAGACCGCGACGATTCTCTGTTCTACGCATAG
- the Jvl gene encoding javelin-like isoform X2, translating to MSREFLVSCAPYTYQCGSGSGSTEGVIGSVNGVNSSSGGGMDCMPLRPGPFHYLISEQAKSLVALQELQNEVGALLEFRDLVMETFPNLRHKMAATASAGASVMSSSCAQNSHIPLPLSSPSSRRINEWEPGKVRRRIPREGGESSSSSLPRSRSNSHSGGTKNNCSATVQDSGFSTETSSKDSASTAIAPRPNSPRPAILDEAEDELWNLLNVIHLKGIRLREEVECLQGRLESVAPEDLASTDILEAVKEVTFLGGDRTTTTTVDLEDGTEDSERNSQVIALRREKEQLLDKVAELEAETISSRARAQELQSELAALSALKTGLEDRLRAGLNDSSSDILTPGAQRLQPIAPVLSSPKSNNVSNIKSKSSAFASVATNTKAHKNRFRTRTIEKNVLVDVTAARNEELRDIDVEASVKERRARLGALDSVLVSPTRVAHVKDVESTKIAAILREHSPLELQRHLITTTVHNQVLRRRLDEVQKSTETLSERLDKAREENDDLRFQLEERNIELEGTRARVRVLERLQQRPPTELDPDGNGDQSRDQPGLEPGSSTESARDHHQAVEVKPSPRRRPSRIPLPGSTSKPAAPRPPSHGRNDSKESLKSLTRPPRDSSRDSHGGKSLSKARDSSRDSLGNKSLTRNSGTSSGTGSTNGNSKETNRESLNRSLPRNNSSRDSLNKSSSLSRARDSLESSNNLGASSSPGTTPPRRPPAPRRSYSLARASTSIDSENGKIAEKSPSARTCAHSRVFPVNRKLNRK from the exons TGTGGTAGCGGGTCCGGTTCCACAGAGGGTGTGATCGGTAGCGTGAACGGCGTGAACAGCAGCAGTGGCGGTGGCATGGACTGCATGCCCCTTCGTCCAGGTCCGTTTCACTACCTGATAAGCGAGCAGGCCAAGTCTTTGGTGGCCCTGCAGGAGCTGCAGAATGAGGTCGGCGCCCTTCTCGAGTTCCGGGACCTCGTCATGGAGACGTTCCCAAACCTGCGACACAAGATGGCTGCGACGGCGTCCGCGGGAGCGTCCGTGATGTCCTCTTCGTGTGCTCAAAACTCGCACATCCCTTTACCACTCTCCAGCCCATCTTCCCGTAGGATCAACGAGTGGGAGCCGGGGAAGGTTCGTCGACGGATACCTCGAGAAGGTGGCgagtcctcttcttcgtctttGCCTAGAAGTCGTAGTAATTCGCATAGCGGTGGCACGAAGAACAACTGTAGCGCCACGGTGCAGGATTCCGGCTTCAGCACGGAGACATCTTCGAAAGACAGTGCTTCGACAGCGATAGCGCCTAGACCGAACAGTCCTAGGCCAGCGATCCTGGACGAGGCGGAGGACGAGCTATGGAACCTGTTGAACGTGATCCACCTGAAGGGTATCAGGCTCAGAGAGGAGGTAGAATGTCTTCAGGGTCGTTTGGAGAGCGTAGCGCCCGAGGATCTAGCCTCGACGGATATTCTAGAGGCTGTGAAGGAAGTGACGTTCCTCGGTGGCGACAggacaacaacaacaaccgtAGACCTCGAGGACGGCACGGAAGACTCGGAGAGGAACTCCCAGGTGATAGCGCTTAGAAGAGAAAAGGAACAACTGCTGGACAAGGTCGCGGAACTCGAAGCCGAGACGATATCGAGCCGCGCCAGGGCGCAAGAGCTACAATCGGAGTTAGCTGCTCTCTCGGCCCTGAAGACTGGATTAGAGGATAGGTTGAGGGCAGGACTGAACGATTCGTCCTCGGACATCCTCACCCCCGGAGCTCAACGGCTCCAACCCATCGCACCTGTTCTCTCGTCGCCGAAGAGCAACAACGTTAGTAATATTAAGAGCAAGTCCTCGGCGTTCGCATCTGTCGCGACGAACACCAAGGCCCACAAAAACCGGTTCAGGACGAGGACTATCGAGAAGAATGTGCTCGTCGACGTCACCGCTGCTAGGAACGAAGAATTAAGGGATATCGATGTCGAGGCGAGCGTGAAAGAGAGAAGAGCGAGGCTAGGTGCTCTGGACTCTGTTCTCGTGTCGCCTACCAGGGTTGCGCACGTCAAGGACGTCGAATCGACGAAAATTGCTGCCATTCTCCGCGAACACTCTCCCCTTGAGCTGCAGCGGCATTTAATCACTACTACCGTCCATAATCAG GTCCTACGGAGGAGGTTAGACGAGGTACAGAAAAGCACGGAAACCCTCTCCGAACGGTTAGATAAGGCGCGCGAAGAGAACGACGACCTACGTTTTCAG CTGGAGGAGAGGAACATCGAGTTGGAAGGTACGCGGGCGCGCGTTCGCGTGCTGGAAAGACTCCAACAGCGTCCTCCAACGGAGTTGGACCCTGACGGGAACGGGGACCAGTCTCGCGATCAACCCGGTCTAGAGCCAGGTAGCAGCACGGAGTCCGCTCGTGATCATCACCAAGCCGTGGAGGTGAAGCCATCGCCTCGTCGGCGACCTAGTCGTATACCTTTACCAGGATCCACGTCGAAACCAGCAGCACCTCGTCCACCGAGCCACGGTCGTAACGACAGCAAGGAATCGTTGAAGTCGTTGACGAGACCGCCCCGCGATTCTAGTCGTGACAGTCACGGTGGCAAGTCTCTGTCGAAGGCTCGGGACTCTAGCAGAGATTCCCTCGGGAATAAAAGCCTGACAAGGAACAGCGGGACCAGCAGTGGAACCGGAAGCACCAACGGGAACAGCAAGGAAACGAACAGGGAGTCCCTGAACAGGTCCCTGCCGCGTAACAATTCCAGCCGAGACTCCCTAAACAAATCCTCCTCGCTGTCCCGAGCCCGAGACTCGCTGGAGTCGTCTAACAACCTCGGCGCGTCCTCATCCCCGGGGACAACCCCTCCGCGAAGACCGCCCGCCCCGCGCCGTTCCTACAGCTTGGCCCGAGCCTCGACGTCCATTGACTCTGAGAACGGCAAG ATCGCTGAAAAATCCCCCAGTGCTCGGACCTGTGCTCACAGCCGAGTGTTCCCGGTAAACAGGAAGCTAAACCGGAAGTGA